Genomic segment of Moritella sp. Urea-trap-13:
ATCATTGCCAAAGATCGTACGTTATTATTAATTACCCATAAAATGCATTTATTACAGTTGGTTGACCGGATCATCGTATTGGATAAAGGCCGGTTAGTGGCTGATGGCCCGAAAGCCATTATTCTCGAAAAATTGAAGAGTGGCGCTTTAGTTCCTGGTGCGACACAATGAAAATAAGTAAGCAAGATTTAGAGATGGCTGATGATGTTTATGGTGCGTTATTAACGCAAAGTCCCCGCATTCACCGATTAACCATATGGGCGGTTACCGCTTTCGTATTTAGTTTTATCGTATGGGCTTATTTTGCCAAGTTAGATCGTGTGACTACGGGTATGGGTAAAGTGGTTCCCTCTTCTCAAATCCAGATTATTCAAAGCTTAGATGGCGGTATTTTACAGGATTTATATGTACAAGAAGGCGCTTTAGTTACTAAAAACCAAGCGTTAGCACGGATTGACGATACCCGTTTTCGAGCAGACTTAGCGCAGCAACGTCAGGAAGTTGATAGTTTACGGGCCGATATTATTCGTTTACGCAGCGAATTAAGCAGTATCTTAGTGGCGGATGTGCCTAATTGGCAGTTGCAAATTAAGATCACTAAAACACCACTTATTTTCCCCGATGATCTACAGCAAAATTTACCTTATTTGGTTACCCGTCAGCAAGATGAATATCGGGCTAGATTAGATAGTCTAACCAATCAGGTTGCCATTCAAGGGCAGCAGATCCAGCAGCGATTTGAAGAAACCAAAGAGCTAAAATCAAAAATTAAAACGTTAGAAATTAGTTATAAATTTGCCTCGCGAGAACTCGCATTAACGCGACCATTAGCGAAAAAGTTTATCATTTCAGAGGTTGAATTACTTAAGTTAGAGCGCAGCGTCAATAGTATTAAAGGTGAGTTAAATTCGATTCGTTTAATGGTACCAAAACTAGAGTCAGCGATGGCAGAAGCAGTATTAAAACGTCGAGAAGCGGTACTGAACTACCGCGCCGATGCGCGTGCCCAGCTTAATGAATTACAAAGTAAATTTTCTCGCATTACAGAAGCTAAGGTCGGTGCAGAAGATAAGGTCAATAAAGCCCTAATCGTCTCACCTGTAGTCGGTACAATTAAAACAATACATATTAGGACATTGGGCGGTGTAATACAGCCTGGTCAAGCATTATTAGAGATAGTACCAACAGAAGATAAATTATTAATTGAAGCCAAGATTAAACCTAAGGATATTGCCTTTGTCCATTTAGGATTAACGGCTGTGGTGAAAATAACCGCTTATGATTTCACTCGCTATGGTGGTTTAAAAGGTGTGGTTGAACACATCAGTGCAGATACAACTCAAGATGAAGACGGTAATAGTTTTTATATTATTCGGGTTCGAACAGATATTTCAGATATTCAGGGCAATCATGACATGCCGATTATTCCCGGGATGATGACGTCAGTTGATGTCATCATCGGTAAACGAACAGTACTTGAGTACATATTAAATCCAGTGTTGAGAGCCAAAGCGATGGCGCTCAGGGAGCTTTAAATTGCACATGAATACATATAACAAGGAAAAAAAAATGCTAATCAGCGACTCTTTTTGTCAGCCGAAATTATTCACTAAAGGGTTACTTTACCCTGCACTGATGTGCTCTGTGATTGGCTGGTCTACAGCTGTTAATGCCCAGTCTGTAGAGGAAGCTGTCGCGATGACGTTAAGTAGTCATCCAGATATTCGCATTGCCTTCACTAAATTCAAAGTGCGTGAAGAACAAGTGCAGCAAGCTGAATCGGGCTATTTACCGAGTATTAATATGACTGGGGGTTATGGTTATGAATATACCAATAGCCCAGGGACACGCGCAAGTGGAGATGAGACTGAGGATCTAAATCGCGGTGAGTTTGGGATGAGCCTTAAGCAAAGCTTATTTAGTGGTTTTCAAACCAGCAGTGATATTAGCCGCACTAGTTATGCGACTAGCGCTGAACAGTGGCGTTTATTCGGTACCGCTGAAGATGTCGCGTTAGATGTCGCTAAAGTGTATACCAACCTGCTAAATAGTCAGAGTATTCTGGAGTTATCTGAGCGTAACTTATCGACACATAAGACTATTTTTGGGCAGATCCAAGAACGTACCAATTCGGGTCTTGGTAGTATTGCCGATTTATCTCAAATTACTGGTCGATTGGCGCGTGCGCAATCAAATGTCATTTCAGCAAAAAATAATTATTTAGACAGCCAAGCACAATTCATTAGAGTGACAGACCAGCAGCCTGATAATTTGGTCATTCCAATTCCAGATGTAGCGTTGTTGCCAACAGATCGACAAATCGGATTACGCGATGCACTGGTTAATCATCCGGTGGTTAAATCATCGAACAACGATATTACCTCGGCGCGCTATCAGCATGATGCCGCCAAATCGAATTACTATCCGAAAGTGACATTTGAAGTGGACGCTAACTTTAATAACGACCTTGACGGTGTCGATGGTAATGGTGTTGGCGGACATAGTAATGATGTGACAGCGATGGTGCGTTTTTCTTACAATTTGTATGCCGGCGGCAAAGACAAAGCGTTAGCGAAAGAGACTGCATATAAGATCACAGAAGCGAGTGAAATTAATCGCAGCGTGCATCGTCAAATCACCGAAGGTTTTACCTTAGCTTGGAATGCACATGAGCTACTGGGCTTACAGATGCAGTATATCAAAGAGCACGTCATTGCCTCGAAAGACTCACAAGCGGCTTATGAACAACAGTTTAAACTGGGGCAACGTAGCTTACTGGATCTACTCGATACCGAAAATGAGTTATTTGAAGCACGTAAAGAATTCGTTGATGCTGAATTTAGTGAGATTATCACTCAGTATCGATTATTAAACGCGACCGGCCAATTGTTGGATTCGTTAAGGGTGACGCGACCGACTGTTTGGCAAGGTGAACATCAATACGCGGGAGGCGTTGAGTAATGAAATTATTAAGCATTTTTTTAATGAGTTTCCTGCTATTAGGCTGTGAAACTATCGCTGAGTTACAAGCAAAAGCCGCGGCGCCATCGACGCCGACAGTAACCATCGCTATGCCAGAACAACAGCAACAAGAAAATGATTTAAGTGATGATGACGCCGATGGGGTGATTACTTATCGTGAGCAGTGCTTAAATTCAGTGCTGGGTTCACAGGTCAATAATAGCGGCTGTGGTGGTGACACGGTTAATACCGTGAGACAAGAATTAAATGTTAATTTTGGTAATAATTCAGCAGTTATCTCTGCACGTTACTTCGCTGATATTAAAGGCCTTGCCGACTTTATGACCCGCTACCCCGACTTAGATGTGATTATTGAAGGACATTCGAGTAAGCAGGGTAGTGCGGCGTTAAACATGGATTTATCCCAGCGCAGAGCGCAAGCGGTGATGGACCTGTTGATTAATAAATTTGGTATCACCACGTCACGCGTATCGGCGATAGGTTATGGTTTTGAACGGTTACTCGATGAAGGCAATAGTAAGTCAGCGCATAAACGTAATCGTCGGATCGTCGCGGAGTTAAGTGGTGAAAATTTAACTCAAGATATGAAATGGACGATTTACAGTGTTGATAAAACGCTTTAGTCGTCGCTGTCATTAGTATTTTTCACCTTGGGATGGATCCTATTCGACTCGTTAAATTAACAGTTACCTTGATGTTATTACTGGTATTTGGTTTACCTGCTAAATCGGTACCTAAACTTAATAACCAAAAAATTGTAGCTGCACTTAGTGATAATTATGGCCAACGAGCCGCGCTGCGAGGTCGTGCTTGGTTGACTATTATGGCGAATGCGGAGGGGGCTTCTACTGCGGAAAAATTGAGTAAGATAAATAGTTTTTTTAATCAATTACAGTTTATTGACGACAGTAAATTGTGGGGGGTTGAAAACTATTGGGCCACACCGATCGAGTTTATTGGGGTCAACGGTGGTGACTGTGAAGACTTTGCAATCGCTAAATATTTTAGTTTATTAGAGCTGGGTATTGACGACGAAAAGATGCGCATCACTATGGTTAAGTCATTAACGCTGAACCAATATCATATGGTGGTTGCCTATTATCCAACACCTGGGGCTGTACCACTGATTTTGGATAATATTGATGGTGAGATAAAACCCGCAGATCAACGCAATGATCTGCTGCCAGTATACAGTTTTAACGGTAAAAAATTATGGCTAAATAAAGAAAAAGGCCAAGGGGTTTTGGCCGGTAAATCACAACGTTTAAAACGTTGGAGTAATTTAAATCAGCGCATGGGCTTGTTAAACCTTAAACAAGCCAAGCTGAGTTTGGAGTAATATGAATGACCTTGTTTAAACAGATCTACTCGTTGTTATTTGGCCTTTTTGTATTGGTGATGACAAGTTTGGCGTATTTTCAGTTTACTGAAACGCGTAACTTTATGGCCAATCAAATGGAATCAGAGCTGAATAATGCCAGTACTTCATTAAGTTTGATGCTAAAACCACACCTACAAACAGGTGATATGGTTGCCGCCGAAACCTTAGTTAACGTGATCTTTGAAGGTGGCTTTTACCGTAAGGTCAGTTTGACTTGGTTAGCCGATCAGCAGGTTCAGGAGTGGGAAAACCCGATCGTAGTGGAAGGGGTACCGCAATGGTTTATTGATTTGGATTTATTTGCGAGTCAAAGCAGTGAAAGTGTTATTACGTCGGGATGGTTACAACTTGCTAACTTGAAGATTGAAGCGCATCCTGGTTTAGGCTATCGAGAATTATGGCGGGTGATGAACAATACCTTAATGGTGATATCAGTATTATTTTTGTTATCTATTTTAGTGTTACATTTTAGGCTAAAGACATTATTAACGCCGTTGAATGACATTGCTACTCATGCCAGTGAGATCGCGCAGCGGGTATTTAATCCTGATATGGCATTGCCAAAAACAGCCGAACTGAAAATGGTGGTGGAATCGATTAACTCGATGTCTGGTCAGCTTAAGCAAGTGTTTAATACTTTAGATAATGAAGTGGATAGTTTACGCCGTGATAATTTGATTGATGGTGTGTCTAATTTACCTAATCGTCAGTACCTTACTGGGCAAATAACTAGTTGGTTAACCGATCCCGGTTATGGCGGCCTGTTATTAGTGAAGATGGATTGGCTAGATGAGATCCACAGTAAATATGGCTATCAAGTCCGCGATGAAACTATTCGAGTATTGGCGCTGCGGATGCAAGAGCAATTACCTCCGATTGCTGAAAGTGTGATTGCCCGTATCGCTAACACTGAGTTTGCTTTACTGATCACTAAGGGTGAGCGTCAGGATATCAAGTTATATTTACAATCATTGATCCGTTTGATTAATCAAGAAATGTCAAAAGCAGGTTGTGTGCCTAACAGTGGTTTTGCCATTGGTGTGACAGAGCGTGATGGTGATATGCAAACTAGCGAACTATTATCACAGGCTGATAATGCTTTACAGCAAGCCGTGGCGACGAATAAAGCCAGCAGTTGGTTTGATAGTCAGAATCAACAAGAGTTTAATCGTGAGCAGTGGCGTAATCGTTTAGTGACTGCTATTAATCAAAATCAGTTTGTATTTCAGTGGCAGTCAGTGTTGGATAGCGAGCATAATGAGGTATTACAGCGTGAGTTATATTGCCGATTAAACATTGATGGTAAGCAAGTGCGTGCAGGTCAATTTATGCCGTATGTCGAATTATTGTCATTGGGTAGTCAGCTCGATCGTTGTTTATTAGAATCGCTTGTTGAGCAAGATATTTTGGCTATGCACAACGAACCCGTCGCGGTGAATCTAACCCATGATAGTTTACAGGACCCTGAATTTCATACTTGGTTAGCTGCATTTTTACAGAAAACTAAGTTTGCCGAGCGGATTTATTTTGAGATCCCTGAAGTCGGTGCGAATAATAATTTGGCTGCATGTATACAGTTAGCTGAACTGATCCGTGCAGGCGGCGCGCAACTTGGTATTGATCATTGTGGCCGTCAGATGGGGTCGTTAAGTTATTTACAGCAGTTAAAGCCGCATTATGTGAAACTGGATCAATCGTTGGCTTTTTACAGTAATAACCAACAGAATAATGAATTATGTCGCGCGTTAGTTAATATTGCCAAAGGACTTAATATTGAGGTGATCATGACCGCGATTGAAAATCAGCAACAATTAGAACAAATCCGATCATTACGTACTGCTGGTTATCAAGGTTATATTTCTGCGCCTAAAGATGTGATTAGCGTGGATGATGTGGCTAATATGAATTAAAGAGATAAGAGATAAGAGATAAGAGATAAGAGATAAGAGTTAAAGATATAAGAATGATGGATGTATTTGACGAACAATAGAAAAACGCCAAAGTATCAAATGTGATACTTTGGCGTTTGATTCATTCATGACGATAATTTAAAGCATGATTAGATTTTTAAGATAGCTTTTTTCTTCAGGCTATATTCTTCTTCGGTAATAATACCTTCTTTATATAGCGTGTTTAATGCGCGAATAGATTCAAAGCTGTTAATCAACTCTGCTTCTTCTTCTGCTTTTTCAGTTTCAATGACTTTGGTTGTTTCTGCTGTCATTGTAATGTTGTCGATGCTAGCGTATTCACCAACGGTAAAGCCAGTTTCATTTTTTAATGAGTTGTAGCCTTTACCTTCATAAACTGTGTCAATTTCATTACCGTCAAAACGCACGTAGTAATGCAGAAGATCGTTATTACTTCCTGATAGGAATTTGTATACGGCTTTACCTGGAATACCTACTTCTGCTACCCAAGCGTGCCACTTAACGCCGCCACCAATACCAGAAAGAGATGGCTGTGAGCGATAAAACTTCATTGGTTCGCTGATCACATATTCTGCTAACTCAGGGTTATTTAACTCTTCTGCAAAGTAAGCTTTAATGGTTTGTTGGTAATTTTGTGGCTCTGGGCCAAATTCAGTATTGCTATCGAGTTTTTCCATTTTACCTGCACAGCCCGAAGCGAGTACTGGCAACGCGATAATTAATAATAACTTACGCATTTTTTGGCTGATAATTTTCATAACTATTCCCTGATATCGTGCAAATGGTGTTGATTACAGTGTCTTTTAGCAGACAGTAGTCAATTTATAATTTATTGTGCTTCACCATACAGGAATGAGATAAGTTTTTAAATTTAAATCTCTATAAGGCAAATAACACATCACTACGAATGATGTATTTAACGCCGCGATAAATCGGCTCCGAACTATGGATACAATGCAGCGGATGCATGCCATGTGGGAAACATAAAATGCTGCCTGCTGGCGTACGAATATCCACTTCAGCCACTGGACTACCACGACGAGCGGGTTGGCTGGCATCATTAGCATTGACTAAGAACCGAGTCGCGCCGCCATCAAAATCTTCGCTTAGTAAGATCAAGAAGGTCATTTGGCTAAAACGATCGCCATAAGAATCGGCAATTAATTTATTATTAATCACTCGACTGCCAGGCCAAGAACCATCAGAGTGTGGTTTAAAGTAATCGCCTTTGCTGTAACGGTAAAAACGAAAACGGGCGTTAATCCCCAATGCCGCTTTACCACCAAATAACCCCTGTTCATCGGTCATTAAATGCTTCACGCGGTTCCAAATTAACCCATCGGTTTGCTTATCCACGACCCAAGTCAGGCTGTCGTTATGGCGCACATCTCGCGGTAAAGACACCGCTGCATCGGCTAAGTAACCCATTGACTCACTGGTATTGATAAGTCGTTGGCATTCCTCTGGAGAGAATACATTTAACAGCTGAAACGCACCGGGTACTTGATCTAAATCTTTACGGGTTACGGTCTGTGCCGCGCGCGGTGCTAATGCCGCGAGATTAAGCTTATGATTTGCCCAAGTTGGCAGTGCAGGGTGTTCTGCGCCGGCTTCATAAGCGGCGACAAAAAAATCATTACTCGATGTTGCTGTCGTCGTTGTAGCAGTGCTCGCGCTCGACGTTGTGCTTTTCTCAGTGCCGTTCTCTGTGGTATTCATATGACTTATCCTCGAACTGTAACTGCAAGTGTAATAAGGCGGCTGTTAATCCGCACATTAATCAAAACAGGGGTTATTTACTGACGACTCGCACTTGGGCGAATTGGCGGTGACCTGCTGCGGTACCATGAAAACCAAAGCCACTTTGCTTAGCGCCAACCCAAGGTCCGCCGCCGCCCACACCCTGATTAATACCGACCATGCCAGCTTCAAGTTGTTCGGCTACCGCCGCTGCGCCCTGACCACCAAATACTACCGCGCCTAAACCATACGGACTGTCATTAGCACGGCTGATCGCCTCATCAATATGCTTGAAATGACTAATCGCTACAACCGGACCAAAGGTCTCATCGCACTCTAGGCTCATGTCGGCAGTCATGCCCGTAACGACTGTTGGCTGAATAAAAGGCAATGGGTAATCATCACGACCCAAGAGTAATTGTGCGCCTTTTTGCGTGGCATCTTGCAATTGCTCTAATACCTTTTGATGTTGCACAGGATTAACCAGAGGACCAATGTTAACGCGTGGTTTATCCCAAGCCCCGACCTGATATTGACGAGCAAGCGCCACCACTTTACGTTCAAATTCTGTTGCAATACGAGCATCGACATAAACGCGTTCGGTTGATGTACACATCTGCCCAGCATTTTCAAATGAGCTGGCAACGGCAAATTGCACGGCAGCATCAATGTCAGCACTGGCCATGACGATCATTGGATCGTTACCGCCAAGTTCCATCACCAGTCGTTTCAACGCTGGCGCGGCGCGGGCCATAATGTGTTTACCGGTTGCCATAGAACCGGTAAACGCCACCATATGGATAGCGCTAGCCACTAATGCTTTACCTGTTTCGCCATCGCCTTGGGCAAGTTGTAATAACCCCTTTGGCAATACTTTATTGAGGGTATTAACAAACAATTCGGCGACTAAGGGCGTTTCTTCAGAGGGCTTTAATATCACCGCATTACCAGCCATTAATGCCGGCATTAATAGATTGTTGGCCATAGCTAAAGGGTAATTCCAAGGCGCGATCACCGCGATAATACCCAGCGGCCGGTATTGTAATTCGGTATTGCGATCTAAACGCTCAGGAGCCAACGCTTGCGCAATTTCATCAGTAAAGTAGCTGGCGCTTTGGACTGTACCTCCAGCTTCATAGGTTGCACGGCGATAGTCTTTGCCCATTTCTTGGCTGATCAATTTGGCTAACTGATCTTGCACAGGCGTTAGCTGTTGAAAAGCGTGGTTGAGTTGTTGCTGACGCATGCTTAACGATAACTTTGCCCAGTCTCGTTGCGCTTGTTGGGCGGCGCTGACTAAGATTGGTAATTGCTCAGCTGTGGTAATGTTCACCGCGCCGATAGCAGCACGACTGATTGGCTCATAAGAAGTTAACGTTGGCATATTGGTCATTCCTGAATATACAGTAAGTTTATAAGGTGTTTATGTAGGCTATTTTGATATACTGGGATATAAAAGCAACCAGTATACTTTTAGTAACCTAGTGGTGAATAATGAAAACAACTGTAGAAACAATGGCTAATGGTCAAAAAAAAGTTATCAATCCGTGTGGAGAACCTTGTTCTGTTGAGCGTGGAATGCGCATGCTGGGTGGGAAATGGAAAGCCTCTATACTTTGGCACCTACAAGATGGCCCCGTCCGTTTCAATGATTTATCGCGGATGTTAGGCGGCGCAAGTAAGAAGATGGTTGATCAACGTCTAAAAGAGTTGGAAAGCGAAGGTTTGGTTATACGAGAAGTGATCAGTGACAGACCGATTGCGGTAACCTATGAAATCACCGAATTTGGTCGTACTGCGTTGGATATTCTAAAACGTTTAAAAGATTGGTCGGAAGAGCACGGCATATAAATGTCGATTTATTAATTCAGCATAAACTCATTGTGTAGTTGAATTAATCTCTCAAATTATCCGTTACAGCAATCAACTTTAGGACTTTATCTAAACATTGTAATGTTATATTATAACGTTTAGTCGAATTTGCTATTCATAGCCGTTTAGAGAGTTGAACATGAACTTTAGTGTAAGATTAACAGGTAATTACTTTGATCTATTTAGGAAAGTAGCGCTGATGTTGCTGGCTTTTACTAGTATAGGTAGCGTTGCACACCCGCACTCATGGGTAGACATGCAAACTGAAATTCAGGGCGACGGTAAACATATTACTGGTTTTAAGATGTCGTGGGAGTTTGATGCCATGACTTCTGCTTATATGCTTGATGGTGAAGATTTATCATCGGAAAATAAAGCCGAATCATTACAGCTACTGGCAGATTCGATTATGCAGAATATGACAACCAATCATTACCTTACTTATTTTTATGAAGCAGGTATGCCAGTTAAATACGCTTTAGCTGAAAATGGCTC
This window contains:
- a CDS encoding SHOCT domain-containing protein, whose amino-acid sequence is MKIISQKMRKLLLIIALPVLASGCAGKMEKLDSNTEFGPEPQNYQQTIKAYFAEELNNPELAEYVISEPMKFYRSQPSLSGIGGGVKWHAWVAEVGIPGKAVYKFLSGSNNDLLHYYVRFDGNEIDTVYEGKGYNSLKNETGFTVGEYASIDNITMTAETTKVIETEKAEEEAELINSFESIRALNTLYKEGIITEEEYSLKKKAILKI
- a CDS encoding EAL domain-containing protein, encoding MTLFKQIYSLLFGLFVLVMTSLAYFQFTETRNFMANQMESELNNASTSLSLMLKPHLQTGDMVAAETLVNVIFEGGFYRKVSLTWLADQQVQEWENPIVVEGVPQWFIDLDLFASQSSESVITSGWLQLANLKIEAHPGLGYRELWRVMNNTLMVISVLFLLSILVLHFRLKTLLTPLNDIATHASEIAQRVFNPDMALPKTAELKMVVESINSMSGQLKQVFNTLDNEVDSLRRDNLIDGVSNLPNRQYLTGQITSWLTDPGYGGLLLVKMDWLDEIHSKYGYQVRDETIRVLALRMQEQLPPIAESVIARIANTEFALLITKGERQDIKLYLQSLIRLINQEMSKAGCVPNSGFAIGVTERDGDMQTSELLSQADNALQQAVATNKASSWFDSQNQQEFNREQWRNRLVTAINQNQFVFQWQSVLDSEHNEVLQRELYCRLNIDGKQVRAGQFMPYVELLSLGSQLDRCLLESLVEQDILAMHNEPVAVNLTHDSLQDPEFHTWLAAFLQKTKFAERIYFEIPEVGANNNLAACIQLAELIRAGGAQLGIDHCGRQMGSLSYLQQLKPHYVKLDQSLAFYSNNQQNNELCRALVNIAKGLNIEVIMTAIENQQQLEQIRSLRTAGYQGYISAPKDVISVDDVANMN
- a CDS encoding TolC family outer membrane protein encodes the protein MLISDSFCQPKLFTKGLLYPALMCSVIGWSTAVNAQSVEEAVAMTLSSHPDIRIAFTKFKVREEQVQQAESGYLPSINMTGGYGYEYTNSPGTRASGDETEDLNRGEFGMSLKQSLFSGFQTSSDISRTSYATSAEQWRLFGTAEDVALDVAKVYTNLLNSQSILELSERNLSTHKTIFGQIQERTNSGLGSIADLSQITGRLARAQSNVISAKNNYLDSQAQFIRVTDQQPDNLVIPIPDVALLPTDRQIGLRDALVNHPVVKSSNNDITSARYQHDAAKSNYYPKVTFEVDANFNNDLDGVDGNGVGGHSNDVTAMVRFSYNLYAGGKDKALAKETAYKITEASEINRSVHRQITEGFTLAWNAHELLGLQMQYIKEHVIASKDSQAAYEQQFKLGQRSLLDLLDTENELFEARKEFVDAEFSEIITQYRLLNATGQLLDSLRVTRPTVWQGEHQYAGGVE
- a CDS encoding DUF1007 family protein, which gives rise to MNFSVRLTGNYFDLFRKVALMLLAFTSIGSVAHPHSWVDMQTEIQGDGKHITGFKMSWEFDAMTSAYMLDGEDLSSENKAESLQLLADSIMQNMTTNHYLTYFYEAGMPVKYALAENGSLVQDKLKARLAFYLPLKKPLILSNKILKLLIYDPSYYVDMSWPAKNAIQLSSKLAQYCRLSVIDAKPTSEQLAYVMSLPVDSSRDDALGELFTQTAIINCQPSQI
- a CDS encoding OmpA family protein: MKLLSIFLMSFLLLGCETIAELQAKAAAPSTPTVTIAMPEQQQQENDLSDDDADGVITYREQCLNSVLGSQVNNSGCGGDTVNTVRQELNVNFGNNSAVISARYFADIKGLADFMTRYPDLDVIIEGHSSKQGSAALNMDLSQRRAQAVMDLLINKFGITTSRVSAIGYGFERLLDEGNSKSAHKRNRRIVAELSGENLTQDMKWTIYSVDKTL
- a CDS encoding aldehyde dehydrogenase, with amino-acid sequence MPTLTSYEPISRAAIGAVNITTAEQLPILVSAAQQAQRDWAKLSLSMRQQQLNHAFQQLTPVQDQLAKLISQEMGKDYRRATYEAGGTVQSASYFTDEIAQALAPERLDRNTELQYRPLGIIAVIAPWNYPLAMANNLLMPALMAGNAVILKPSEETPLVAELFVNTLNKVLPKGLLQLAQGDGETGKALVASAIHMVAFTGSMATGKHIMARAAPALKRLVMELGGNDPMIVMASADIDAAVQFAVASSFENAGQMCTSTERVYVDARIATEFERKVVALARQYQVGAWDKPRVNIGPLVNPVQHQKVLEQLQDATQKGAQLLLGRDDYPLPFIQPTVVTGMTADMSLECDETFGPVVAISHFKHIDEAISRANDSPYGLGAVVFGGQGAAAVAEQLEAGMVGINQGVGGGGPWVGAKQSGFGFHGTAAGHRQFAQVRVVSK
- a CDS encoding HlyD family type I secretion periplasmic adaptor subunit: MKISKQDLEMADDVYGALLTQSPRIHRLTIWAVTAFVFSFIVWAYFAKLDRVTTGMGKVVPSSQIQIIQSLDGGILQDLYVQEGALVTKNQALARIDDTRFRADLAQQRQEVDSLRADIIRLRSELSSILVADVPNWQLQIKITKTPLIFPDDLQQNLPYLVTRQQDEYRARLDSLTNQVAIQGQQIQQRFEETKELKSKIKTLEISYKFASRELALTRPLAKKFIISEVELLKLERSVNSIKGELNSIRLMVPKLESAMAEAVLKRREAVLNYRADARAQLNELQSKFSRITEAKVGAEDKVNKALIVSPVVGTIKTIHIRTLGGVIQPGQALLEIVPTEDKLLIEAKIKPKDIAFVHLGLTAVVKITAYDFTRYGGLKGVVEHISADTTQDEDGNSFYIIRVRTDISDIQGNHDMPIIPGMMTSVDVIIGKRTVLEYILNPVLRAKAMALREL
- a CDS encoding 2OG-Fe(II) oxygenase, with translation MNTTENGTEKSTTSSASTATTTTATSSNDFFVAAYEAGAEHPALPTWANHKLNLAALAPRAAQTVTRKDLDQVPGAFQLLNVFSPEECQRLINTSESMGYLADAAVSLPRDVRHNDSLTWVVDKQTDGLIWNRVKHLMTDEQGLFGGKAALGINARFRFYRYSKGDYFKPHSDGSWPGSRVINNKLIADSYGDRFSQMTFLILLSEDFDGGATRFLVNANDASQPARRGSPVAEVDIRTPAGSILCFPHGMHPLHCIHSSEPIYRGVKYIIRSDVLFAL
- a CDS encoding transglutaminase-like cysteine peptidase, coding for MDPIRLVKLTVTLMLLLVFGLPAKSVPKLNNQKIVAALSDNYGQRAALRGRAWLTIMANAEGASTAEKLSKINSFFNQLQFIDDSKLWGVENYWATPIEFIGVNGGDCEDFAIAKYFSLLELGIDDEKMRITMVKSLTLNQYHMVVAYYPTPGAVPLILDNIDGEIKPADQRNDLLPVYSFNGKKLWLNKEKGQGVLAGKSQRLKRWSNLNQRMGLLNLKQAKLSLE
- a CDS encoding helix-turn-helix domain-containing protein, with translation MKTTVETMANGQKKVINPCGEPCSVERGMRMLGGKWKASILWHLQDGPVRFNDLSRMLGGASKKMVDQRLKELESEGLVIREVISDRPIAVTYEITEFGRTALDILKRLKDWSEEHGI